In Pantoea cypripedii, the DNA window GCTATGCTCGGCGAGTTTGGTATGACGCCAGCTACCCGAAGCAAAATCAATACCGGTGGCGCTGATGAGGTTGATCCACTGGCCGAATTTCTTAAAGCGAGAGACTGATGGCAAAGGTTGCTGATGGGATACGCTACGCCGAAAGGGTGATGGCGGGGGAGATTGTTGCCGGGAAATACGTGAAACAGGCCTGTGACCGATTTCTCAGCGATCTGAAAACCGGTGAAGAGCGAAACATCTTCTTCAGTGAAAGCCGCGCTCAGCACATCCTCAATTTTTATAAGTTTGTGCCGCATGTGAAAGGCGATCTGGCGGGTAAGCCGATTGATCTGATGGACTGGCATATCTTCATACTGATTAACATCTTTGGGTTTGTTATCCCGCTGGTAAATGAGCAGACGGGCCAGCAGGTGATGAACGAAAAGAACCGGCCAGTAATGGTGAGGCGCTTTCGTACTGCCTATAACGAGGTCGCCCGTAAAAATGCGAAATCAACCGTTTCGTCGGGGATTGGCCTCTATATGGTGGGCGCGGACGGTGAGGGAGGCGCAGAGGTTTATTCAGCGGCCACGACCCGCGATCAGGCGCGTATCGTTTTCAACGATGCAGTAAACATGATCAAGCAGTCAAAAGCGGCGCTCGGCAGGCTGATGGACTTCAACAAAATGGCCATCTTCCAGGAGCGAACCGCTTCGAAGTTTGAGCCGCTTTCCAGCGACGCGAACAACCTTGACGGCCTGAATATTCACTGTGCCATTGTGGATGAGCTTCATGCGCACCGGACCCGTGCCGTGTGGGATGTGCTGGAAACGGCAACCGGCGCGCGCTCACAACCGCTGCTGTTTGCCATCACAACGGCAGGATTTAACAAAGAGGGTATCTGTTACGACACCCGCGACTACGCCACAAAAGTGCTGGGTGGTCAGGTGGATGACGATTCCTTTTTCGCCATCATTTACACGCTGGATGAAGATGACGATCCCTTTGATGAATCGGTCTGGCAGAAGGCCAATCCCGGCCTCGGCGTTTGTAAGCGCTGGGACGATATGCGCCGCCTGGCGAAAAAGGCAAAAGAACAGGTTTCGGCGCGTAACAACTTCCTGACCAAACACCTGAACATCTGGGTGACGGCTGAATCCTCCTGGATGGATATGCTGAAGTGGGAAGCCTGCCCGTCACTTGCGCCGGTGCATGAGCTGAAAACCTACCCGATGTGGGTTGGCGTTGACCTTGCCAATAAAATCGACATCTGCGCCGCAGTTAAAGTATGGCGTGCGCCGGACTCTCATGTGCATGCTGATTTTAAGTTCTGGCTCCCGGAAGGGCGACTTGAGCGCTGTTCCCGCCAGATGGCGGAGCTTTACCGCAACTGGAGTGAAACCGGCGTGCTAACGCTGACAGATGGTGACGTTGTCGATCATGCTGTCATCAAGGAAGACCTGATCGCCTGGCTGAGCGGTGAAAACCTGCGCGAAGTCGGATTTGACCCGTGGGGTGCAGTTCAGTTCAGCCTGTCAATGATTGAAGAGGGTATCCCGATGGTTGAGGTAGCCCAGACTGTCAGGAATCTGTCAGAAGCCATGAAAGAGACGGAGGCGCTGACCTTTGCCGGGAAAATTCACCACGATAATCATCCGGTAATGAACTGGATGATGAGCAACGTCACCGCAAAAATGGACAAAAACGACAACGTTTTTCCCAATAAATCAACGCCAGAAGCCAAGATCGATGGTCCGGTTGCGATGTTTACCGGACTGAGCCGCCTGATCCTGAACGGCGGGGAAGATAAGCAGGACCTGAGCGGCTTCTTCGATAACCCGATAATGGTAGGTTTCTGATGAAAGAAAAAAAGCAGCCTGGCAGGGTGAAATCAGCCCTGCTTAACTGGCTCGGGGTTCCCATCAGCCTGACGACGGGGACATTCTGGGAGGAATGGTTCGGCACCAGCAGCAGCGGCCAGGTGGTAACGGCAGATAAAGCCATGCGTCTGTCAGCGGTATGGGCCTGCGTCCGTCTGTTGAGTGAATCTGTCTCCACGCTGCCGCTGAAAATTTACACCCGACAGCCGGATGGATCGAGAAAACCGGCACTGAATCATCCGGCTTATGCTGTGCTGTGCCGTCGCCCGAATCTGGAAATGACGCCGTCCCGCTTTATGCTGATGATTGTTGCCAGTATCTGCCTGCGCGGTAATGCTTTTGTTGAAAAAAAGTTCGTGGGAAGCAAGCTTGTCTCGCTTATTCCACTGCTGCCGCAAAATATGGTGGTGAAACGGCTGGATAACGGAAGCCTTGAGTACACTTATACGGAAAGCAAGACGAAGCGGGTTATTGCAGTAAAAAACATGATGCATATTCGCGGCTTCGGTCTCGATGGGGTGTGCGGCATGATGCCGATGATGGCGGGGCGTGATGTTATCGGTTCTGCGCTCTCCGTTGAGCAGTCAGCCGCGAAAATCTTTGAAAATGGCATCCAGAGTTCCGGTTTTTTGTCGGCAGATCAGGCTCTCAATGATGAACAGCGTGAGCGACTGAGAAAATATATGCAGGCGTTCACCAGTTCAAAGAATGCCGGAAAAATCATGGTTCTTGAAGGCGGGCTGAAGTATCAGAACGTCACCATGAACCCTGAAGCAGCGCAGATGCTTGAGAGTCGCTCCTTCAGCATTGAAGAAATCTGCCGATGGTTTCGTGTGCCCCCGTTCATGGTCGGGCACACCGAGAAACAAAGCAGCTGGGCGTCAAGCCTGGAGGGAATGAATCTCCAGTTTCTGACTCATACACTGCGCCCGCTTCTGGTTAACATTGAGCAGGAGATAGCACGGTGTTTGCTGGATAGCGATGATGATGTTTTTGCTGAATTCTCGGTTGAGGGACTGCTTCGTGCCGATAGTGCTGGCCGTGCCGCCTACTACACCAGTGCATTACAGAATGGCTGGATGTCACGCAATGATGTCCGGCGTCTTGAAAATCTGCCGCCGATTGAAGGGGGTGAGATTTATACGGTTCAGGTCAATCTGACGCCGCTTGAGCAACTTGGCACGGATAATATCGGTGCTCAGGCCAGCAATATTATGAAACTGCACGCTTTCCTCTTCCCGGACATCCCACCGGAACAGTCACCGCTTAAACGGGCGGCTTAGGAGACCCAATGACGAAGTTGAAAAACCTTCCGGCAGCGCCGGAGGGGCGACCTTTTGCGTCCGGAAAACGTGATTTGCCCGCCGCAGCGATTGAGCGCTGGGATGGCAGTATCCGCGCTGCTGCGCAATCAGGTGAAAACACGATCACCATTTTTGATGTCATCGGCGAGGACTGGTGGGGTGATGGTGTGAGTGCAAACCGTATTGCCGGTGCGCTGCGATCACTGAATGGTGAAGATGTCACCGTACAGATTAATTCGCCTGGCGGTGACATGTTTGAAGGCCTGGCAATTTATAACCTCCTGCGCGAATACAGTGGAACGGTGACAGTAAAAATCCTCGGCCTTGCCGCCTCCGCAGCATCCGTCATCGCGATGGCCGGTGATGAAATTCAGATTGGCCGCGGTGCTTTCCTGATGATCCATAACGCGTGGATTGTTGCCGCTGGCAACCGGAATGATTTTCGTGAGTATGCCGATTATCTGGAGCCATTCGATAAAGCGATGGCCGATATCTACGCGGCCCGTTCGGGCATGTCAGCGGATGATATTCAGTCATTAATGGATAAAGAGTCGTTTATCGGCGGCAGCGATTCGATTACCAAAGGGCTGGCTGACTCCCTGCTTTCTTCTGACGAAATTACCAGTGATGACGAAAGCCCGTCAGCCGCTATCCGCAAAATTGATGCATTTCTGGCAAAGGGCGGCATGCCGCGCTCTGAACGCCGGAAGCACCTGAAAGCTTTAGGGGGTATGCCGGGCGCTACCCCTGAAGAGAACGACAAGCCGGGCGCTGTCGATGAAATAAACCCTGAAGCACTTATCTCCCTCAAATCTGCGCTGGCTTCGCTCGGCGAATAAGGAAAAAACATGTCTGAAGTAAATGAACTCTTAACGAAAGTCTCCGCCAAGCTTGATAAAGTCTCCGCTGAATTCAGTGAAAAAGCTGAAAAAGC includes these proteins:
- a CDS encoding terminase large subunit — translated: MAKVADGIRYAERVMAGEIVAGKYVKQACDRFLSDLKTGEERNIFFSESRAQHILNFYKFVPHVKGDLAGKPIDLMDWHIFILINIFGFVIPLVNEQTGQQVMNEKNRPVMVRRFRTAYNEVARKNAKSTVSSGIGLYMVGADGEGGAEVYSAATTRDQARIVFNDAVNMIKQSKAALGRLMDFNKMAIFQERTASKFEPLSSDANNLDGLNIHCAIVDELHAHRTRAVWDVLETATGARSQPLLFAITTAGFNKEGICYDTRDYATKVLGGQVDDDSFFAIIYTLDEDDDPFDESVWQKANPGLGVCKRWDDMRRLAKKAKEQVSARNNFLTKHLNIWVTAESSWMDMLKWEACPSLAPVHELKTYPMWVGVDLANKIDICAAVKVWRAPDSHVHADFKFWLPEGRLERCSRQMAELYRNWSETGVLTLTDGDVVDHAVIKEDLIAWLSGENLREVGFDPWGAVQFSLSMIEEGIPMVEVAQTVRNLSEAMKETEALTFAGKIHHDNHPVMNWMMSNVTAKMDKNDNVFPNKSTPEAKIDGPVAMFTGLSRLILNGGEDKQDLSGFFDNPIMVGF
- a CDS encoding head maturation protease, ClpP-related, translating into MTKLKNLPAAPEGRPFASGKRDLPAAAIERWDGSIRAAAQSGENTITIFDVIGEDWWGDGVSANRIAGALRSLNGEDVTVQINSPGGDMFEGLAIYNLLREYSGTVTVKILGLAASAASVIAMAGDEIQIGRGAFLMIHNAWIVAAGNRNDFREYADYLEPFDKAMADIYAARSGMSADDIQSLMDKESFIGGSDSITKGLADSLLSSDEITSDDESPSAAIRKIDAFLAKGGMPRSERRKHLKALGGMPGATPEENDKPGAVDEINPEALISLKSALASLGE
- a CDS encoding phage portal protein — translated: MKEKKQPGRVKSALLNWLGVPISLTTGTFWEEWFGTSSSGQVVTADKAMRLSAVWACVRLLSESVSTLPLKIYTRQPDGSRKPALNHPAYAVLCRRPNLEMTPSRFMLMIVASICLRGNAFVEKKFVGSKLVSLIPLLPQNMVVKRLDNGSLEYTYTESKTKRVIAVKNMMHIRGFGLDGVCGMMPMMAGRDVIGSALSVEQSAAKIFENGIQSSGFLSADQALNDEQRERLRKYMQAFTSSKNAGKIMVLEGGLKYQNVTMNPEAAQMLESRSFSIEEICRWFRVPPFMVGHTEKQSSWASSLEGMNLQFLTHTLRPLLVNIEQEIARCLLDSDDDVFAEFSVEGLLRADSAGRAAYYTSALQNGWMSRNDVRRLENLPPIEGGEIYTVQVNLTPLEQLGTDNIGAQASNIMKLHAFLFPDIPPEQSPLKRAA